The nucleotide sequence TCTCACGCTGCGGAAAAGCGTATTTCAACGCATTGGATACCAGTTCACTTACAATCAATCCACAGGGGATCGCAGTGTCAATGGTGAGGAACGCCTGCGAATCCACATTCAATTTCACGCGCTCCGGATCCACACCATAGGAACGGAACAGGAAGTTTGATAAATCACGAATGTATTCCGCGAAATGAATCTGATTGAGATTTTCCGTTTGATACAATTTTTCGTGTATCAAGGCCATTGAATGAACTCGATTTTGACTTTCATCCAGAACGCTCCGGCATTCTATGGAGGATACATAATTCTTTTGGAGGTTCAATAAGCTGGAAATGATCTGTAGATTATTCTTCACGCGGTGATGGATTTCCTTCAAAAGAAGGTCCTTTTCAGCCACCGATTTTTTCAGCAAGCCTTCCATGCGTTTTCTTTCTGTGATATCGATCATGATTCCACGTAAGCGTTCATTGTGTTCACCGGAAGCCTGGTAAAGTCCGATGATATTGTTCATCCAGATCACTCTGCCGTCTGCGGTGATCACCCTGTATTCCAGTTCCCGGTCTTTGGTGGAGGGGTCAATTTCCGTGAATTTTCTGATAATCCTGTCCCGGTCATCCGGATGAATGATGTTTCTCCAGAACCTCGGATTTTCCGTCCATTGGCTGGCCGGGTACCCGAGAATGTATTCGGTCTGGCTGCTGACAAAGATGAACGTCAAGCTCCGCGGAAGCGCTTCCCATACGATGGCATCGAGTCCTTCGACAAGCTCCTGATAACGGCTTCTGGCTTCTGTGGCCGATCGCTCCGCTTCCTCCAATTCCACGGTTCGCTCTTTCACGCGCCGCTCCAGTTCTTCATTTGCAAGACGGATTGCTTCTTCGGCTTCCTTCCTTTCCGAAACATCCAGCATGATTCCAATCAATTCAAATGAATCTTCGTCATCTTTCGGTACGCGGACAACGTTGTGGAACCAATGCGTTTCGCCGTTCTGCGCGATCAAACGGTATTCAATTTCCACCGGAATTCTTTCATGAGCGGCTCTTAACATCGAAGAAATTACCCACTTGTTGTCCTGCGTATGAAGGTGGGATACAAAGAAATTTTCATCCGCCAACCATGTTTCCACCGGGTAGCCCAGAATTTTTTCCGCTTCCCGGCTCACAAACTGAAATCTCATGGTTCTTGCGTCCGCGCGCCAAACGATAAGATTTCCTGTTTCATACAAGCTGGTGAAGTGTTTACCGGCTTGCTTGAGCGCTTCCTGTTTGATGTAAATGTCGATGAAGAAAGAAACTTTTGCCCGGAGTATATCGGGATCAACCGGTTTCATCAGGTAATCCACGGCCCCCGCTAAGTAGCCCTGCGAAATGGACTCAGCGTCTTTTGTGACTCCTGTTATGAAAATGATGGGAACGTAGCGATTTTTTTCTCTTTGCCGGATCAAACGGGCCACTTCAAAACCGCTCAAAGTAGGAAGTTTTACATCAAGAAGAATCAATGCGAAATCCAGTCGAAGAAGCCAGCGCAATGCTTCTTCTCCCGAAGTTGCCTTTACGATGTTGTAATGGGCTTGCTTTAAAACAGCTTCCAATACATCGAGAGTCTCCATGTGATCGTCAACGATCAAAATGTTTACTTGATGTATGTCGTTCACTTGCTAATCTCTGGTTTTCTGATAACCGCAGTTGAGATTCCGGTAGTCCATCTCGTGTGAAGTGAAGTACAGAGATTCATTTTCACCAAGGCTCAAGATTCCGAGAGGGCAGAGGCTCTCAAATAAAAGGTTATGCACACGATTGCGCAATTCTTTGTTGAAATAAATCAAAACATTTCGACAGAGAATGTAATTGAATTCTTGAAAGGAATGGTCGGTAGCCAGATTGTGCAATTGAAAGGTTACGTTTTGCGTGAGAGCGCGATCAAATATGGCTTCCTCTCCTTTGACGATGAAATAATCTGAGAAGGAACTTTTACCGCCGGCGTCCAGATAATTGTTGCTGTATTCCGGAATGCGTTCTGCAGGAAACCTTCCTTGCTTTGCCGCAGTAAGAACTTCTTCTTGAATATCTGTAGCGTAAATACGGGCGCGAGAGTACAGATTCTCTTCATGGAGAAGAATCGCCATCGAATAAACTTCCTCCCCTGTTGAACATCCGGCATGCCAGATTCTGATGAAAGGATAGGTCCGAAGCCACCGAAGAACGTTTGTGCGAACGTCTGCGTAAAATTGAGGATCCCGGAACAGGGAAGTGGTCGTTACGAATAGTTCCCAGAGAAAACGTTCTAGAGCGCGTGGATCATGAAGCACTCGTTCCTGCAATGCCGAGATCGTTGGAAGTCCGATTGTGTGCGAATATTCAGTCGCTTTACGGGTAATGGTAGAGACAGAATAATCACGGAAGTCCAGACCATAAACCTGGTAGATACCCTCCAGAAGAAGGCGCGCTTCTATCGCTGCCAGATCGTTATCCGGTCGTCTGTCAGGGACCCTGTTCATGCGATTCTGCGGCATTACAATCACCTCGAATTAAGTAGCGCGGACGTCTCGTCTGCGCGCATTACGCAGGGCGGGACGCCCGCGCTACTTTCATCCTATGTCTTTTGGCCGTCTCCTTTGTATAGCCAAACACGCATTAACGACAATAGCTTTTCAACATCCACAGGTTTTGCGATGTAATCCGATGCGCCAGCCTCCATGCATTTTTCACGGTCCCCTTTCATTGCTTTTGCTGTGAGCGCGATGACTGCTAACTGGCGAAAATTTTCTTTTTTCCTGAGCTCTCGGATCGTTTCGTAGCCATCCATTCCTGGCATCATGATATCCATCAAAACCAGATCGGTATCGGGATTCTTTTCCAGCATTTCGATCCCTTCACGGCCATTTTCTGCAAACAGGATTTTCATGGGTTGATCCTGAGGCACGCTATTCTCCAGAACACTCGTAAGAGCAAATATATTCCTCACATCGTCATCGACAATCAAAACTTTCCTGTTTGCCAGGACAGAATCTTGATCGTGCAGCTGCGCGAGAATTTGCTCTTTTTCTTTGGGAAGTTTCGACTCCACGCGGTGCAGAAACAGCGCAGTCTCATCCAGTAACCTTTCCGGAGAACTCACACCCTTGATGACAATACTGTCGGCATATCGCTTCAGCTGAGTTTCCTCTTTTTCCGTCAGCTCGCGTCCCGTGTAGACAATGATCGGCAGTTCTGTGTATCTGGCTTTTACTTCTTCCAGTAGCTCAAAGCCGTCTATATCGGGAAGACTCAGATCCAGGACCATGCAATCGACTCTTTGCCGCTTCATGATTTCCACGGCTTCAGTTCCGGTGGCGGCTGAAACAATATCGAGATCGGTAGCGCCGATCAATTCGGCTATTGCTTTACGCTGCGCTTCGTCATCTTCGACCACAAGAAGCGTTTTCATTCCGCGATTGATGAAATCGACGATTTTATCGAGCGCGTTATCGAGTGTTTCGGGCGAAACAGGTTTCATCATGTAGGCGTAAGCGCCTTGCTGAAGACCCCGGTGGCGATCTTCCAACACCGAAATAATCTGTACAGGAATGTGACGCGTTCGCGGATGATGTTTCAACCTGGTCAGGACGGTCCAACCATCCAGGACAGGCAGGACCATATCCAGAAGAATGGCGTCCGGAATGAATTCGTGCGCCAGCGCCAGGCCTGTGTCCCCCTTGTGAGCGAGGATCACTTTAAAACCTTTTTGATGGGCGATATCAACGAGTATGCCCGCAAAATTCTCATCATCCTCCACTATCAGTAGAGTTTTATCGCCCGGCCGGAGCTCGTACCGGTCATCCAGAAATTCAGTCTGTGTGAAAAGATCTTGTGGAAGGGTCACATCAGTTAGCATTTGTTCCAGCCTCCTGAAGCCGGGAATTTGGGAGTCAAGAGAGGGAGTGACGGCTACGTACTTCTCTGGCAAATACAGTGTGAAAACGCTGCCCTCGCCCGGTTCGCTGGAAAGATGGATTTCGCCACCAAGCAAACGCACAATTTCGCGGCTGATGGTGAGGCCAAGACCGGTTCCACCGTGACTTCTGTTGGATCCGCTGTCCCCTTGCTGGAACGCCTCAAAGATGATTCGTTGTTTGTCTTTGGGGATGCCGATACCGGTGTCAGTAACGGCGATGGCAATCACGTTTTGCGAGTCACGCAGAGTTGGCGCGGTCAGATGATTTGCGGGCGGAGCCGCGCTGATGTTCATCTCGATCTTGCCTGAGTCTGTGAACTTAAACGCATTGGACAACAGATTTCTCAGCACTTGTTCCAGGCGGAGCGGATCGGTCCGCATGATTCCCGGAGCCGTTTCATCGATTCTGATTTCATAATCCAGTCCCTTTTGTTCTGCAATTTGCCGGAAACTTCTTTCAGCGAACGAACGAATGTCATCAAGGTCGAAGTCCTGGATTTGTATGTCCATCTTGCCTGCTTCAATTTTGGAAAGGTCTAGAACCTCATTGATCAACCCCAGCAAATCGTTACCGGAGGCAAAGATTGTTTGCAAATAGTCGACTTGCTTTACTGTCAGATTCTGATCTTTGTTTTCGGAGACCAGTTTCGCAAGAAGAAGAATACTGTTCAGAGGCGTTCTCAGTTCGTGAGACATGTTGGCCAGGAATTCGGATTTGTATTTGGAGGTGATGGCGAGCTGTTCTGCTTTTTCTTGCAAGGAGGCCTGCGCCAGTTCCAGCTCACGGTTCTTGGTCTCGACCATTTTCTTTTGATCCGAAAGCAAGCGTGCCTTCTCTTCCAAATCCTCATTGGTTCGTTGCAATTCATCCTGTTGCTGGCGAAGCAATTCCTGCGATGCTTTCAACGCTTGTGTTTGTTCTTCGAGTTCTTCATTCGAGCGCTTTAATTCTTCTTGCTGGCTTTGCAATTCTCCTGCGAGCGCCTGCGATTGTTTGAGGAGCTCTTCCGTGCGCATGCTGGCGCCGATCATGTTCAAAACAACGCCGAGACTCTCCATCAATTGTTCGAGGAAGAGTTGATGCACCGGACTGAAGTGTTCAAACGAAGCAAGTTCGGTAACCGCCATAACCTGTCCTTCGAACAAAACCGGAAGCACAATGATGTTCCGTGGCGTTCCTTCTCCAAGACCGGAACTAATCTTGACGTAGTCTTTGGGAGGGTCCGTGATGAGGATCGGTTTCTTCTCCAGCGCGCACTGTCCTACAAGACTTTCGCCATATTGAAATTTGTTGGCCACGGACTTCCGCACTTTGTAACCGTAACTGCTGAGAAGTTTCAACATCGGTTGTCCGCCTTCGGAGTCTTTGACATAAAACACACCATGCTGTGCGGAGACCAGCGGCGTCAGCTCAGACATGATGCTCTGTGCAACTGTTTGCAGGTCGCGTTGTCCTTGCAACATGCGGGAGAATCTTGCCAGGTTCGTTTTCAACCAGTCCTGTTCCACATTCTTTTGCGTTGTGTCTTTCAAAGTCAGAATCATCTGGTTGATATTGTTTTTCAATTCTTCGACTTCACCCATGGCTTCCACGGCAACCGAACGTGTCAGATCGCCGCGAGTCACTGCGGTGGCAACGTCTGCAATAGCGCGAACCTGCGTGGTTAAATTTGCAGCAAGCAGGTTGACGTTATCGGTCAAATCCTTCCATGTACCGGCAACACCAGGCACCGCCGCCTGGCCACCCAGAATTCCAAACGTTCCGACTTCGCGGGCCACACGCGTAACTTCTGCTGCGAATGCATTGAGCTGATCCACCATTGT is from bacterium and encodes:
- a CDS encoding PAS domain-containing protein, yielding MNDIHQVNILIVDDHMETLDVLEAVLKQAHYNIVKATSGEEALRWLLRLDFALILLDVKLPTLSGFEVARLIRQREKNRYVPIIFITGVTKDAESISQGYLAGAVDYLMKPVDPDILRAKVSFFIDIYIKQEALKQAGKHFTSLYETGNLIVWRADARTMRFQFVSREAEKILGYPVETWLADENFFVSHLHTQDNKWVISSMLRAAHERIPVEIEYRLIAQNGETHWFHNVVRVPKDDEDSFELIGIMLDVSERKEAEEAIRLANEELERRVKERTVELEEAERSATEARSRYQELVEGLDAIVWEALPRSLTFIFVSSQTEYILGYPASQWTENPRFWRNIIHPDDRDRIIRKFTEIDPSTKDRELEYRVITADGRVIWMNNIIGLYQASGEHNERLRGIMIDITERKRMEGLLKKSVAEKDLLLKEIHHRVKNNLQIISSLLNLQKNYVSSIECRSVLDESQNRVHSMALIHEKLYQTENLNQIHFAEYIRDLSNFLFRSYGVDPERVKLNVDSQAFLTIDTAIPCGLIVSELVSNALKYAFPQRENGAISIETKQKDGVFELKVQDDGVGFPENLDFRNTQSLGMRLVNTLAKQLQGSIEMNRSPGTIFRILFPSQMPAGIMAE
- a CDS encoding protein-glutamate O-methyltransferase CheR; the encoded protein is MNRVPDRRPDNDLAAIEARLLLEGIYQVYGLDFRDYSVSTITRKATEYSHTIGLPTISALQERVLHDPRALERFLWELFVTTTSLFRDPQFYADVRTNVLRWLRTYPFIRIWHAGCSTGEEVYSMAILLHEENLYSRARIYATDIQEEVLTAAKQGRFPAERIPEYSNNYLDAGGKSSFSDYFIVKGEEAIFDRALTQNVTFQLHNLATDHSFQEFNYILCRNVLIYFNKELRNRVHNLLFESLCPLGILSLGENESLYFTSHEMDYRNLNCGYQKTRD